Within Azoarcus sp. DD4, the genomic segment CGTGCGCTCCCGCCTCGAACACGACGCCGATCTGCTCTACGCCCGCGTGCTGGACGCCGCCGATGCCGCCACCGCGGTCCAGGCAGCCACCGGCACTGTCTACCAGCTGCCGCTGTCCGGCCACTACTTCGTGGTCCGGCGCGGCGCCGAACTGCTCCGTTCGCGCTCGCTCTGGGACGAGGACTTGCAGTTGCCTGCGACGCTGCCCGCCGGCGAAGCAAGCTTCCGCCTGCCCGGCCCGGCCGGACAGACGCTGCTGGTACTCACCAAGCGCAGCGCGGACGAAACGGGCGTGCCGCCGCTCCTGGTCGCCGTCGCCGAGGACGTGTCGACGCTCGACGTCGCCATCGCGCGCTTTCGCACCGGCCTGCTGGCCGGGCTGTTCGCAGCGCTGCTGGTGCTGGTCGTAGTGCAGCGACGCCTGCTGATCCGCGGTCTCGCCCCGCTGGACGATGCGGTCGACGCCTGCCGCCGGCTGGAGCGCGGCGAAGACGTGGCGGTGGACACCCGCTCGCCGAGCGAGGTCCGGCCCATGCTCGACGCCGTCAACCGCCTGGCCCGCCACCAGGCCCAGCGCCTTGGCCGCATCCGCCACGCCGCCGGCAACCTGTCGCATGCGCTCAAGACGCCGCTCGCCGTGCTCGCCCAGCGAGCCGACAGCCTGCGCTCGCGTGGCGACCCGGCGCTCGCGGACGAACTCGACGCCCAGATCGCCACCATGCGCGACACCATAGAACGCGAACTGCGCCGCGCCCGGCTGGCCGGCGGCGGGCCACCGGGCGCCGGTTTCGATCTCCGGCCCCAACTGCAGGCGCTCGCCGATGCCGTCGGGCGGCTGCACGACGGCCGCGTCGCCATCGGCCTCGACCTGCCCGAGCGCTGGGATCCGCTCGACCGCGAGGACATGCTGGAACTCTTCGGCAACCTGCTCGACAACGCCTGCAAATGGGCGCGTGGCGAGCTGCGCCTGCGGGTGGCGCCGCGCGACGAGGCCAGCGATGCGCTGGTGTTTCGCGTCGAGGACGACGGCCCCGGCGTGCCCGACGACCTGCTCGGCCGGCTCGGCACCGCCGGCCTGCGTACCGACGAGAACCGGCCCGGCCACGGCATCGGCCTGGCCATCGTCGGCGACATCGTCAGCCAGTACGGCGGCACACTGCGCTTTTCCCGCAGCGCCAGCCTCGGTGGCCTGCAGGTGGACGGACGCCTGCCCTATCCGGGCGATCCGGACGCAATCCCGCGCTGACGGCGAGCGCGGCAAACCGCATGTGCCCGGCCGGCTGAAAGTGATATAACGACAGGCTTTCCAAACCGCCTGCCGCCGCATCCCGGCGCCCGGCCCCGACCCCGGAACACGCGATGGACATGAGCGCGCTTACCGCCTCCGAACACAACGTGAACTTCCGCGATCTCTTCCAGCTCGCGCCGATCTCCTTGTGGCTGGAAGATTTCTCGGCGATCAAGACCCTGTTCGACGAGTGGCGCAGCAAGGGCATTTCCGACATCGAAGCCTACTTCGCCGCCTACCCGGAACAGGTCGGCGCCTGCTCGGCCGGCATCCGCGTGCTCGACGTCAATCAGCGCACGCTGGAAATGTTCTGCGCCCGCGACCTCGCCCACCTCGTCGCCAACCTCGACAAGGTCTTCCGCGACGACATGCACCGCCAGCACGCCCACGACATGGCAGCCCTGTGGAACGGCAACGGCGGCTTTTCCAGCCAGTCGGTCAACTACGGCATCGACGGCCGCCGCATCGATGTGCGGGTGAACGCGCGCATCCTGCCGGGCCACGAGGACGACTGGAGCCGCGTCATGGTGTCGCTGGAAGACATCACCGACCACGTCCGGGCCCAGCGCGGACTGAAGTTCTCCGAGCAGTACGCGCGCGGCCTGTTCGAGCATTCGCCGGTATCGCTGTGGGTGGAGAACTTCAGCGGCGTGCGTCACCTCATCGAAGGCGTGCGCGACGCCGGCATCTCGGACTTCCGCGTTTTTCTCAACGTGCATCCGGAATTCATCACCCGCTGCATGCAGGAGATCCAGGTCATCGACGTGAACCGGCAGACGCTCAAGCTGTTCGGTGCGCGCAGCAAGGATGAACTCTTCGGCAACCTCGACCGCGTCTTCCGCGACGAGATGCGCGAACACTTCATGGAGCAGCTGATCGACCTGTGGAACGGCAAGCTCTTCCACCAGCGCGAAACGGTGAACTACTCGCTCGCCGGCAACGAGGTGAATGTCTTCCTGCAGTTCTCGGTACTGCCCGGCCATGAAGACAGCTGGGACCGCGTCCTGATCGCGCTGACCGACATCACCGCGCGCAAGAAGGCCGAAGCCTACCTGGAATTCCTCGGCCGCCATGACGCCCTCACCAAGCTCTACAACCGCGCCTACTACGACGAGGAACTGATGCGCCTCGGCCGCAAGGGGCCATTCCCGGTCAGCGTGATCGTGGCCGACCTCAACGGCCTCAAGCTGGTGAACGACGGCCTCGGCCACGCCGCCGGCGACGCACTGCTGCGGCGCGCCGGCGAGGTACTGAAGAAGGCGGTGGGCGACGAGGTTTGCAGCGCACGCATCGGCGGCGACGAATTCGCCGTGCTGCTGCCCGGCTGCGACGCGCACAGCGCCGAAGAAGTCGTCGAGCGCATCCTCGCGGTCACCGTGCTCAATAACCAGTTCTATACCGGCACCGCACTCAGCTTCTCGCTCGGCATCGGCACCTGCACCCAGGGCGAACCCTTGTCCAAGGCCATCCACGCCGCCGACGCGCAGATGTACGCCGTCAAGCGCGAGTTCTACCTCGGCGAGGGCAAGGACCGCCGCAGCACAGACTGACGACCGCGGACCGCGCCTGTCGGAAAATCGACAAGGCCCGGCCCGTCGTCGCAATACACGCGACACTGCGCGCCGGATCGGCGCAAAA encodes:
- a CDS encoding diguanylate cyclase domain-containing protein, with product MSALTASEHNVNFRDLFQLAPISLWLEDFSAIKTLFDEWRSKGISDIEAYFAAYPEQVGACSAGIRVLDVNQRTLEMFCARDLAHLVANLDKVFRDDMHRQHAHDMAALWNGNGGFSSQSVNYGIDGRRIDVRVNARILPGHEDDWSRVMVSLEDITDHVRAQRGLKFSEQYARGLFEHSPVSLWVENFSGVRHLIEGVRDAGISDFRVFLNVHPEFITRCMQEIQVIDVNRQTLKLFGARSKDELFGNLDRVFRDEMREHFMEQLIDLWNGKLFHQRETVNYSLAGNEVNVFLQFSVLPGHEDSWDRVLIALTDITARKKAEAYLEFLGRHDALTKLYNRAYYDEELMRLGRKGPFPVSVIVADLNGLKLVNDGLGHAAGDALLRRAGEVLKKAVGDEVCSARIGGDEFAVLLPGCDAHSAEEVVERILAVTVLNNQFYTGTALSFSLGIGTCTQGEPLSKAIHAADAQMYAVKREFYLGEGKDRRSTD
- a CDS encoding sensor histidine kinase, encoding MKSLRNRLSLALSLVLIGAGALLAFGLQDFPRRLVEDYVRSRLEHDADLLYARVLDAADAATAVQAATGTVYQLPLSGHYFVVRRGAELLRSRSLWDEDLQLPATLPAGEASFRLPGPAGQTLLVLTKRSADETGVPPLLVAVAEDVSTLDVAIARFRTGLLAGLFAALLVLVVVQRRLLIRGLAPLDDAVDACRRLERGEDVAVDTRSPSEVRPMLDAVNRLARHQAQRLGRIRHAAGNLSHALKTPLAVLAQRADSLRSRGDPALADELDAQIATMRDTIERELRRARLAGGGPPGAGFDLRPQLQALADAVGRLHDGRVAIGLDLPERWDPLDREDMLELFGNLLDNACKWARGELRLRVAPRDEASDALVFRVEDDGPGVPDDLLGRLGTAGLRTDENRPGHGIGLAIVGDIVSQYGGTLRFSRSASLGGLQVDGRLPYPGDPDAIPR